A window of Streptomyces sp. Je 1-332 genomic DNA:
CTGGATGTCTTCATTCCGCATCAGGCCAACGAGCGGATCATCGACTCGATGGTGAAGACTCTGAAACTGCCGGAACACGTCACGGTCGCCCGTGACGTCCGCACCACCGGCAACACGTCGGCAGCCTCGATCCCGCTCGCGATGGAGCGGCTTCTGGCGACCGGCGAGGCGAAGAGCGGCGACACCGCGCTCGTCATCGGCTTCGGGGCGGGTCTCGTGTACGCCGCCACGGTCGTTACCCTCCCCTAGGCATGTCGTCCGGATCATCCGATCCGTACGGCTGTAAACCAACCTGCCGCTGCCGCGGCGGGCGCCACACCCTCTGGATACATAGAAGGAGCGCCAACATGGCCGCCACTCAGGAAGAGATCGTCGCCGGTCTCGCCGAGATCGTGAACGAGATCGCCGGCATCCCGGTCGAGGACGTCCAGTCGGACAAGTCCTTCACCGACGACCTGGACGTCGACTCGCTGTCCATGGTCGAGGTCGTCGTCGCCGCCGAAGAGCGCTTCGACGTCAAGATCCCGGACGACGACGTCAAGAACCTCAAGACGGTCGGCGACGCGACCAAGTACATCCTCGAGCACCAGGCCTGATCAGGCCGCTCTGCTGAAGCACCGGGCCTGACAAGGCTGCTCTGCTGTCGCCACCCGGCGGTGGCGCCGCTGATCCCCTCAACACCGTGGAGAATTTTCCTGTGAACTCGACCAATCGCACCGTGGTCGTCACCGGTATCGGCGCAACCACACCGCTGGGTGGCGACGCAGCCTCGACCTGGGAAGGTCTGCTCGCGGGCCGCTCCGGTGTCAGTCTTCTCGAGCAGGACTGGGCGGCCGAACTCCCGGTCCGCATCGCGGGCCAGATCGCTGTGGAGCCCGGCGAGGTCCTGCCGCGCCCGCAGGCCCGCAAGCTGGACCGTTCGGCGCAGTTCGCGCTGATCGCCGCCAAGGAGGCCTGGGCCGACGCCGGCTACACCGCGAAGGCCGGCGAGGACACATCCGTCGACCCGCACCGCCTCGGCGCGGTCATCGCCTCCGGCATCGGCGGCGTGACCACCCTGCTCGACCAGTACGACGTGCTCAAGGAGAAGGGCGTACGCCGCGTCTCCCCGCACACCGTGCCGATGCTGATGCCCAACTCCCCGGCGGCCAACGTCGGCATCGAGCTGGGCGCCCACGCGGGTGTGCACACCCCCGTGTCGGCGTGCGCCTCGGGCGCCGAGGCCATCGGCTACGCGATCGAGATGATCCGCACCGGCCGCGCCGACGTCGTCGTCGCGGGTGGCACGGAGGCGGCGATCCACCCGCTGCCGATCGTCGCGTTCGGCAACATGATGGCGATGTCCAAGAACAACGACGACCCGGCGGGCGCCTCGCGTCCCTACGACGTCGACCGCAACGGCTTCGTGCTCGGCGAGGGCGCCGGCGTGATCGTCCTCGAGTCCGAGGAGCATGCCAAGGCCCGCGGCGCGCAGATCTACGCGGAGGCCGTCGGCCAGGGCATCTCGGCCGACGCCCACCACATCACGCAGCCCGAGCCCTCCGGCAACGGCATCGCGGCGGCGCTGCAGAACCTCATCGACGGCACGGACCTCAAGCCCGCCGAGATCGTGCACGTGAACGCGCACGCCACCTCGACGCCGCAGGGTGATGTCGCCGAGATCAAGGCGCTGCGCAAGGCCTTCGGTGACGACGTCGACCACATGGCGATCGCCAGCACGAAGTCGATGACCGGTCACCTGCTCGGTGGCGCGGGCGGCGTGGAGACCGTGGCGACGGTCCTCGCGCTGAAGCACCGCATGGCCCCGCCGACGATCAACATCGAGAACCTCGACCCCGAGGTCGACGCGGACGTCATCCGCGACGAGGCCCGCGCGCTGCCCGAGGGCAGGATCGCGGCGCTGAACGACTCGTTCGGCTTCGGCGGCCACAACGTGGTGCTCGCGTTCAGGACCGTCTGAGCACTCACCTGTACGTAGCGAAGGGCCCCCACCGCGCGGTGGGGGCCCTTCGCCGTACTACAGCCGGAAGTACGTCACACGACCTGGTGCAGCCACCGCACCGGAGCGCCCTCACCCGCGTACCGGAAAGGTTCGAGTTCGTCGTCCCAGGGCTTGCCGAGGAGCTTGGCGAGCTCGGCCTCCAGGTCGCTCTCGCCGCCCTTGGAGCGGGCCAGGGCGGCCCGCAGGCGGTCCTCCGGGATCAGGATGTCGCCGTGGATGCCGGTGACCGCGTGGAAGATCCCGAGCTCGGGGGTTGCGCTGTAGCGCTCGCCCTCGGCCGTGGGGCACGGCTCGGAGGTGACCTCGAAGCGCAGCAGCTGCCAGCCGCGCAGGGCGGAGGCGAGTTTGGACGCGGTGCCCACCGAGCCGCGCCAGGAGAACTCCGATCTCCAGCTGCCGGGCGCGGCGGGCTGCCTGATCCAGTCGAGGTTGACGCGCGCGCCGAGTACGCCCGCGACTGCCCATTCGACGTGCGGACACAGCGCGCGCGGTGCGGAGTGCACGTACAGAACTCCACGTGTCGTCACCGGGACCTCCAGTGTGGGTCGAGGTTCGCCTTCCCCAGCGGCCTCGCGCCCGTGCCGAGCGTTGTCGCCCTGAATTCGGGAAACTCCCGAAAACGGGACAGATGTGACGTGATGTAATTTAGCGGAACCGGAAGAGCAGGGTGCCACTGGGTGGCGAGGCTACCGTGCGGCGGAACAAGGAGTGTGACGTACCGTCGGTCCCGAGGCCAGGAATCGCCCACCATTCACTCGCAGGGGCGCCGAAACGGCGCGGTCGGCCTACGGCGGCATCTCGGCCCCACGGCCCACGGCGACGGATCGGCGTACGGCAACAGAGGGGACCTGGGGATGCGGAACCGAAGGCACCGCTCACGTGCCGCCGTCGCCGCCGCGACGGCGGTTCTTCTCGGCGCCACCGCTCTCACGGCGTGCGACGCCTCCGGCGGCGACTCCCCGGCGCCGGGCGGGACCTCCGCGCGCGACAAGCCGTCGCCCAAGCCCACCCCGACGTGGGACACGAGTCCGGACTCCCTGGCGGCCGTCGGCGACTCCATCACCCGCGGCTTCGACGCCTGCTCGGTGCTCGCCGACTGCCCCGAGGCCTCCTGGGCGACGGGCACGGACTCCGAGGTGCGCAGCCTCGCCACCCGCCTCCTGGGCAAGGAGCGGGCCGCCGGGCACAGCTGGAACTACGCGAAGACCGGCGCGCGCATGGCGGATCTGACCGGGCAGATGGGGCAGGCCACGCTCAAGCGGCCCGAGCTGGTCACGGTCATGGCGGGCGCGAACGACGCGTGCCGCCCCTCGGTGGATTCCATGACGCCGGTCGCCCAGTTCCGCGCGGACTTCGAGGAGGCGATGCGCACACTGCGGCGCGAGCTTCCCAAGACGCAGGTGTACGTGACGTCCGTGCCGGACCTGAAGCGGCTGTGGTCCCAGGGGCGCACCAACGCGCTGGGCAAGCAGATCTGGAAGCTGGGCATCTGCGCCTCGATGCTGGCGGACCCGGACGCGCGGGACGCGGCGGCGACGGAGCGCCGGGCCACCGTGCAGAACCGCGTGGTCGCGTACAACGACGTGCTCAAGGAGGTGTGCGCGAAGGATCTGCGCTGCCGGTACGACGGCGGGGCGGTCTTCGAGTACCGCTTCGACGGTGACCAGTTGAGCCGCTGGGACTGGTTCCACCCCAGCAAGGACGGCCAGTCGCGCCTCGCCGAGCTGGCCTACCGGCAGGTGAAGGCCAAGTAGGGTCCCGATCATGCGCAGTGAACTCTTCGGGACGCTCCCCGACGGCACGCCCGTCCATCGCTGGACCCTGGAAAGGGGCGGGGTGCGGGTACGCGTCCTGACGTACGGCGGGATCATCCAGTCGGCGGAAGTTCCGGACCGGTCGGGGCGGTGCACGCCGGTCGCTCTCGGCTTCGACGATCTCCAGGGCTATCTCGACCACCCGGGGCCGTACTTCGGGGCGCTGGTGGGCCGGTACGCGAACCGGATCGCGGGCGGCGCGTTCACGCTCGGCGGCCGGACGTACCGCTTGGCGCGGAACAACGAGCCCAACGCCCTGCACGGCGGCGCGGCCGGCTTCGACAAGCGGGTGTGGGAGGCGGCGGAGGCCGAGCACGGGGTGCGGCTCTCGCGAGTGAGCCCGGACGGCGAGGAGGGCTACCCGGGGCGGCTCACGGTGTCGGCCACGTACTCGCTGGACGAGTCGGGCGCGCTGCGGATCGCCTACGAGGCGACGACCGACGCCCCGACCGTCGTGAACCTCACCAACCACACGTACTGGAACCTCGCGGGGGCCGGGAGCGGTGGCGCGGGCGGCCATGAGCTGCGGATCGCGGCGGCGCGGCTCACACCGACGGACGGGACGCAGATTCCCACGGGGGCGTACGAGGACGTCGACGGCACGCGCTTCGACTTCCGGGACGCGCGGAAGGTCGGGGCCGGGATCGACCACAACTACGTGCTCGACAAGGGGGTCACCGCACGGCCCGTCGAGGTGGCCGAGCTGAGCGATCCGGCGTCCGGGCGCGTGCTGACCGTGGCGACGACGGAGCCGGGCCTTCAGCTGTACACGGCGGACCACTTCGCGGAGCCGCTGCCGTTCGCTCCCGGGGACGGTGTCGCCTTGGAGACGCAGCACTTCCCCGACTCCCCCAACCGGCCGGAGTTTCCGAGCACGGAGCTGCGGCCGGGTGGGGTGTACGCGTCGGAGACGGTGTACGGATTCTCCGTTCACTAGTTCGCTAGGCGCGGTTGCCCGACGTCAGACGGTGATCGTCTCGTTCAGACGGTGATCGTCTCGGTCAGGCGGCGGTCGGCGATGGAGCGGCCCACCTGAACCTCGTACGAACCGCCCTGGTGCGTCCAGGTGTTGGCGCTCTCGTCCCAGATCTCGAAGGCGCGGCGCGGGAGTTCGATCCGCACCTCCACGCTCTCGCCGGGTGCGGCCTCGGCGCCCGCGAAGCCCGCGAGCCAGCGGGCGGGGCGGGAGCCGTCGTTCGCGGTCGGGGCGAGGTAGATCTGGACGACCTCACGGCCCGCGCGCGGGCCGGAGTTGCGGACGCGGACCGTGGCCGTCGTGCCCTCAACGGTGAGGGACTCGTACGTCCAGTCGGTGTAGCCCAGGCCGTGGCCGAAGGCGTACGCGGGGGTGGCGCCGGACTTCTCCCAGGCGCGGTAGCCGATGAACACGCCCTCGTCATAGCGGAGTTCGCCTTCCTCGGGGGTGACCTGGGTGATCGGCGCGTCCGTGAAGGAGCCCCACGTCGTGGGCAGGCGTCCGCCCGGCTCCTGGGCGCCGAGCAGCACGTCGGCGAGCGCGGCGCCGCCCTCCTGCCCGGGGAACCAGCCGAGCAGCACCGCCGCCACGTCGTCGCGCCACGGAAGCTCCACCGGGGAGCCGGAGTTGACGACCACGACCGTGCGGGGGTTGGCCGCGGCCACCGCGTGCACCAGTTCGTCCTGGCGGCCCGGGAGCCGCAGGTCCTGCCGGTCGAAGCCCTCGGACTCGACGCGTTCGGTGGTGGCGACGACCACGACCGCGGTGTCGGCGCCCCGCGCCGCCTCGACGGCTTCCGCGATCAGCTCGTCGGGGTCGCGCCGCGGGCCGAGGTGCACGAAGGAGAACACCACGCCGGGCAGCGGGGCCTTGTACTCCTTGTCGAGCGGATGGAGCAGGGAGACCTCGACCGGCTCGCCCGCCGTCAGGGTCACCTTGGCGCGCTCGACCGGGGAGCCGAAGAACGCTTCGAAGGGGTCGGACGCCTCACCCATCACCTCGGTCCCGTCGAAGACGACGTCGCCGCCGACCGTGAGCGTGAAGGCGCCGAGACCGCGCGTGCCGAAGGAGTGCTCGCCGCTCTCACGCGGCGTGAACGTACCGACGACCTCGATCGAGGCCATCGCCTCGTGGGTGACTCCTTCGGGCAGGTCGTCACCGATCCACTGGACCTGACCGGAGGGGAGGCTGCCCTCGCCCAGGATGGTGCCGTCGGCGTCGCGGCAGACGGCGCGCAGCTCGAACCCCTTGTCGGCGGGGGCGAGTTCGTCGCTCGGGTCAGCGCCGACGGCGTACGTCAGAGACTCCTCGCTCAGCGCCGCCGTCAGGCCGTCGAGCGGGGAGATCACGCGCGGCGGGAAGACGGTGGCGGAGCCGCCGCCCAGGACACGGGCGTCGCGTGCGGCGGCGCCGATGAGGGCGACGGAGGCGGACGGCCCGAGCGGCAGGGTGTCGTTCTCGTTGCGCACGAGGACGAAGGCGCGGCGGGCGACCTCGCGGGCCAGCGCCTCGCCGTCGATCTCGGCAGGCGGATCGGTGACGACGGGCTCGGCGCCTTCGAGGACGCCGACGCGGGCGGCGAGGCGCAGGACGTTGCGGACGGCGTCGTCGACCACCGCCTCCTTGACCCGGCCACCGCGCACGGCATCGGCGAGCGCGTCGCCGTACACGGTCCGCGGCCCCGGCATGGCGACGTCGAGACCGCCCTCGATGGTGCCGGCGGTCGTGCGGGCGGCCATCCAGTCGGAGACGTTGTAGCCGTCGAAGCCCCACTCGCCGCGCAGCACCTCGTTGACCAGATAGCGGTGCTCGGTCATCGTCGAGCCGTTGACCTTGTTGTACGCGGTCATGATGCCCCAGGGGTGGGCGTTGGTGACGATCGCCTCGAAGGGCGCGAGGTACAGCTCGCGCAGGGCTCGCGCGCTCACCTTGTTGTCGACGGTGAAACGGTCGGTCTCGGCGTCGTTCGCCACGAAGTGCTTGACGGTCGTGCCGACGCCGCCCGACTGCACGCCCTGGACGTAACCGGTGCCGATGACGCCGGTCAGATACGGGTCCTCGCTGTACGCCTCGAAGTGCCGGCCGCCCAGCGGTGAGCGGTGCAGGTTGACGGTGGGCGCGAGGAGGACGTGGACGCTCTTGCGGCGGGCCTCCTGGGCGAGGAGGGCGCCCGCGCGGCGGGCGAGGTCCTGGTCCCAGGTGGCGGCGAGCGCGGTCGGGGACGGCAGGGCGATGGAGGGGTCGTCGGCGGTCCAGCGGGTGCCGCGCACGCCGATCGGGCCGTCCGACATGACGAGGGGCGCGAGGCCGATCTCGGGCAGCGGGTGCAGCGACCACATGTCGCGCCCGCCGAGCAGCCGGGTCTTGGCGTCCAGATCCAGCGCGGCGAGCGCGGCCTCCACGACCTCCTCGCGCGCCTGATCGCTCCGCGTCGCTCCGGTTCCCTGGGTTCCCGCCATGGCGGTGCCTCCTCGTTGAAGTCGCCTGTGCCGTCGAAGTCCGTTCCGTACGTTCCCTCCATCCTGCCTCGACTGCCTGTAGACCGGTAGGTTTCGTAACCTGGACGTTATATTCAGACCGGCGCATGACGTACGGTCGTCCCGCGAGCAGCACCGAGAGCGGGAAGGGCAGAGACCATGGCGACCAGGGCCAGAAGCGAGGAACGGCGCGCGGAGATCCTCCGGGCCGCCCTCGAGGTGATCGCCGAGCGGGGCTACCGGGGCGCGAGCCTGGGCGCCGTCGCCGAGCGGGTCGGGCTCACCCAGCAGGGCCTGCTGCACTACTTCCCCACGAAGGACGCCCTTCTCGTCGCCGTCCTGGAGGCCCGCGACCAGTGGGACGCGGTGCCGGCGAACGAGATCCGCCTCGACCTGCTCGGCTCGCTCGTCGAGTACAACGCGATGCGCCCCGGCATCATCCAGACCTTCAGCGCACTGCTCGGCGAGAGCGTCACGGACGGGCATCCGGCCCGGGAGTACTTCACCGAGCGGTACGGATCGGTGCGGGCCAAGTTCGCCGCGGTGCTGCGCGCGGAGTACGGCGAGCGGCTCCCGGGGGGCCTCACCCCGGAGGCAGCGGCGCCGCTCCTCGTCGCGGTGATGGACGGACTCCAGTACCAGTGGCTCCTGGACCCCGAATCGGTGGACATGGCGGGGGCGTTCAGGGATTTCCTGGCTCTGCTGGGCGGCGGATCCGACGAGCGGTGATCACGCCGGCGCGCTACTCAAGTCGCCTCGCGGGGCGGCGCTTTCCTACCAAGGTCGCCCGCGGCGTAGACCGACGGCGGTCGAGGTGGACCGGTGTCGCTGGTGAGACTGGGCGCACCGTACGGACCGTGCGGGCGGGCACTGGGAGGCACCGTGATGAGTGACGGGATCAGTCGGGGGCGGTTTCTGGTGGGGGCGGGGGCCGTGGGCTTCGCGGCGGCGGCAGGGGGCCTGCTGACGGCGGCGCCGGCTTCCGCAACTCCCCCCGGGGCAGGCCGACTCAGGTATCGCGGCGTCTGCTACGAGGCCGTCGCGGGGGAAACGCCCTCGACCGGCTGGAGCGCTGCCCGCATGCGCGAGGACCTGTGCGTGATCGACGAGCGGCTGCACGCCACCACCGTCTCCGTGTTCGGCGACGGCGTCGAACGACTCGGCGCCACCGCGACGGAGGCCGCCGAGCGCGGGCTGCACGTCTGGCTCCAGCCGCGCCTGGCCGACCGGCCCCAGCGGGAGATCCTCGACCACCTCGCGGAGACGGGCCGGCACGCCGAGCGGCTGCGGCGCCAGGGCGCGGCGGTCCATCTGAGTGTGGGCTGCGAGTTCGTGCTGTTCGTGCCGGGCATCGTGCCCGGCGACAGCGCGGTGGAGCGCATCGAGAACATCAGCAAGGGGAACTACGACCCCGTACTGACGCAGCGGCGCCTGAAGCGGTTCATCGGGCGGGCGGCGGCGGTCGGCAGGTCCGTCTTCCGGGGCGGGCTGACCTATGGGGCGGCGGACGGTGACGAGGTGGACTGGGACCTGTTCGACATCGTCAGCGTCAACTACTACGGCTATCACCGCAGTCGGGCCGCCTACGTACGAGATCTGGCGCCCTACCGACGCTGGGGCAAGCCGGTGGCGATCACCGAGTTCGGCTCGTGCACCTTCCGGGGCGCGCCGGAGCAGGGCGGCATGGGCTGGGACGTCGTCGACTACACGAAGTATCCGCCCGAGATCAAGGGCGGGCTCGTCCGCAGCGAGCGGACCCAGGCGGCGTACATCACCGACGTACTGGACGTCTTCGAGTCGATGGACCTCTACTCGGCGACGCTCTACAACTTCGTCAGCCCCGAGGCCCCGCACCACGCCGATCCGCGCCACGACCTCGACATGGCGAGCTACAGCATCGTGAAGACCATCCTGGACGGGCCGTCCGGCCGCTGGCACTGGGAGCCCAAGGAGGCGTTCCACGCGGTGGCCGACCACTATGGGCGCGCGGCT
This region includes:
- a CDS encoding aldose epimerase family protein, which encodes MRSELFGTLPDGTPVHRWTLERGGVRVRVLTYGGIIQSAEVPDRSGRCTPVALGFDDLQGYLDHPGPYFGALVGRYANRIAGGAFTLGGRTYRLARNNEPNALHGGAAGFDKRVWEAAEAEHGVRLSRVSPDGEEGYPGRLTVSATYSLDESGALRIAYEATTDAPTVVNLTNHTYWNLAGAGSGGAGGHELRIAAARLTPTDGTQIPTGAYEDVDGTRFDFRDARKVGAGIDHNYVLDKGVTARPVEVAELSDPASGRVLTVATTEPGLQLYTADHFAEPLPFAPGDGVALETQHFPDSPNRPEFPSTELRPGGVYASETVYGFSVH
- a CDS encoding TetR/AcrR family transcriptional regulator, with amino-acid sequence MATRARSEERRAEILRAALEVIAERGYRGASLGAVAERVGLTQQGLLHYFPTKDALLVAVLEARDQWDAVPANEIRLDLLGSLVEYNAMRPGIIQTFSALLGESVTDGHPAREYFTERYGSVRAKFAAVLRAEYGERLPGGLTPEAAAPLLVAVMDGLQYQWLLDPESVDMAGAFRDFLALLGGGSDER
- a CDS encoding SGNH/GDSL hydrolase family protein gives rise to the protein MRNRRHRSRAAVAAATAVLLGATALTACDASGGDSPAPGGTSARDKPSPKPTPTWDTSPDSLAAVGDSITRGFDACSVLADCPEASWATGTDSEVRSLATRLLGKERAAGHSWNYAKTGARMADLTGQMGQATLKRPELVTVMAGANDACRPSVDSMTPVAQFRADFEEAMRTLRRELPKTQVYVTSVPDLKRLWSQGRTNALGKQIWKLGICASMLADPDARDAAATERRATVQNRVVAYNDVLKEVCAKDLRCRYDGGAVFEYRFDGDQLSRWDWFHPSKDGQSRLAELAYRQVKAK
- a CDS encoding glycoside hydrolase family 3 C-terminal domain-containing protein, producing the protein MAGTQGTGATRSDQAREEVVEAALAALDLDAKTRLLGGRDMWSLHPLPEIGLAPLVMSDGPIGVRGTRWTADDPSIALPSPTALAATWDQDLARRAGALLAQEARRKSVHVLLAPTVNLHRSPLGGRHFEAYSEDPYLTGVIGTGYVQGVQSGGVGTTVKHFVANDAETDRFTVDNKVSARALRELYLAPFEAIVTNAHPWGIMTAYNKVNGSTMTEHRYLVNEVLRGEWGFDGYNVSDWMAARTTAGTIEGGLDVAMPGPRTVYGDALADAVRGGRVKEAVVDDAVRNVLRLAARVGVLEGAEPVVTDPPAEIDGEALAREVARRAFVLVRNENDTLPLGPSASVALIGAAARDARVLGGGSATVFPPRVISPLDGLTAALSEESLTYAVGADPSDELAPADKGFELRAVCRDADGTILGEGSLPSGQVQWIGDDLPEGVTHEAMASIEVVGTFTPRESGEHSFGTRGLGAFTLTVGGDVVFDGTEVMGEASDPFEAFFGSPVERAKVTLTAGEPVEVSLLHPLDKEYKAPLPGVVFSFVHLGPRRDPDELIAEAVEAARGADTAVVVVATTERVESEGFDRQDLRLPGRQDELVHAVAAANPRTVVVVNSGSPVELPWRDDVAAVLLGWFPGQEGGAALADVLLGAQEPGGRLPTTWGSFTDAPITQVTPEEGELRYDEGVFIGYRAWEKSGATPAYAFGHGLGYTDWTYESLTVEGTTATVRVRNSGPRAGREVVQIYLAPTANDGSRPARWLAGFAGAEAAPGESVEVRIELPRRAFEIWDESANTWTHQGGSYEVQVGRSIADRRLTETITV
- a CDS encoding abortive phage infection protein, encoding MSDGISRGRFLVGAGAVGFAAAAGGLLTAAPASATPPGAGRLRYRGVCYEAVAGETPSTGWSAARMREDLCVIDERLHATTVSVFGDGVERLGATATEAAERGLHVWLQPRLADRPQREILDHLAETGRHAERLRRQGAAVHLSVGCEFVLFVPGIVPGDSAVERIENISKGNYDPVLTQRRLKRFIGRAAAVGRSVFRGGLTYGAADGDEVDWDLFDIVSVNYYGYHRSRAAYVRDLAPYRRWGKPVAITEFGSCTFRGAPEQGGMGWDVVDYTKYPPEIKGGLVRSERTQAAYITDVLDVFESMDLYSATLYNFVSPEAPHHADPRHDLDMASYSIVKTILDGPSGRWHWEPKEAFHAVADHYGRAARRS
- the fabF gene encoding beta-ketoacyl-ACP synthase II — encoded protein: MNSTNRTVVVTGIGATTPLGGDAASTWEGLLAGRSGVSLLEQDWAAELPVRIAGQIAVEPGEVLPRPQARKLDRSAQFALIAAKEAWADAGYTAKAGEDTSVDPHRLGAVIASGIGGVTTLLDQYDVLKEKGVRRVSPHTVPMLMPNSPAANVGIELGAHAGVHTPVSACASGAEAIGYAIEMIRTGRADVVVAGGTEAAIHPLPIVAFGNMMAMSKNNDDPAGASRPYDVDRNGFVLGEGAGVIVLESEEHAKARGAQIYAEAVGQGISADAHHITQPEPSGNGIAAALQNLIDGTDLKPAEIVHVNAHATSTPQGDVAEIKALRKAFGDDVDHMAIASTKSMTGHLLGGAGGVETVATVLALKHRMAPPTINIENLDPEVDADVIRDEARALPEGRIAALNDSFGFGGHNVVLAFRTV
- a CDS encoding DUF3145 domain-containing protein; protein product: MTTRGVLYVHSAPRALCPHVEWAVAGVLGARVNLDWIRQPAAPGSWRSEFSWRGSVGTASKLASALRGWQLLRFEVTSEPCPTAEGERYSATPELGIFHAVTGIHGDILIPEDRLRAALARSKGGESDLEAELAKLLGKPWDDELEPFRYAGEGAPVRWLHQVV
- a CDS encoding acyl carrier protein; translation: MAATQEEIVAGLAEIVNEIAGIPVEDVQSDKSFTDDLDVDSLSMVEVVVAAEERFDVKIPDDDVKNLKTVGDATKYILEHQA